Genomic window (Leisingera methylohalidivorans DSM 14336):
CCTCAGGCTTTCTTGGGCTTGTAGTGTGCATCTTCTGCGATACGGGCCGACTTGCCGCGGCGGGCGCGCAGGTAGTACAGCTTGGCACGGCGCACGCGGCCGCGGCGCACAACGGTGATGCTGTCGATGTTGGTCGAATACAGCGGGAACACACGCTCCACGCCTTCGCCGAACGAAATTTTGCGGACGGTGAACGAACCGGCAATGCCCGAACCGTTTTTCCGGCTGATGCAAACACCTTCGTACATCTGCACGCGCGAACGCGAGCCTTCGGTCACCTTGAAGCCGACACGGATGGTGTCGCCGGCTTTGAAATCAGGGATATCTTTCCCCAGGGCGGCGATCTGTTCCGCCTCCAGCTGTGCGATCAAGTTCATCGCAACTCTCCTAAAATTGGCCTGCGGTTCTTTCCGCAGAGGTTTGTGCCGTCATGAGAGCTCTTGGTCTTCACCGGGTCCCGCCACAAGCAGCCCGCCAGAGATCACGCAGTCTGTTTCTTACTTCTGGCGGGCAGATCCCGGGCGAAAACCGAAGAAGGAGTTCAGGTGAGCGATCCAACAGCCAGAGGTCCGGAGCCGCGATTGCGAATCCAGACCGACGCTGTATACGTCCGCAAGCCCAGTAAAACAAGTGCCCAGCTAAGCGGTCCGCAAGAGTTTTCTGAAAACCCTTGCAGATTCCTGTCTATAAGGATTTTGGGTCCAGTCCCGGCCTTTTCCAGCTTTCAGGTTCTCATCCAGTCTGGTCTTCGACCACAGCTGTTGGCGCGTTTTTCTTCACCGCTTCAATGCCATTATCGCGGCCCGATGCGCTGGCGTAGCTCTGAGAGGTG
Coding sequences:
- the rplS gene encoding 50S ribosomal protein L19 — protein: MNLIAQLEAEQIAALGKDIPDFKAGDTIRVGFKVTEGSRSRVQMYEGVCISRKNGSGIAGSFTVRKISFGEGVERVFPLYSTNIDSITVVRRGRVRRAKLYYLRARRGKSARIAEDAHYKPKKA